One window from the genome of Campylobacter concisus encodes:
- a CDS encoding acyl carrier protein: protein MSEKEIFEILKKALIDLFEIDESKIKPETRIYEDLQIDSIDAIDMIDYIKRQTGHRLMPEDFKNVKTLDDIVKAVAKKFEA from the coding sequence ATGAGTGAAAAAGAAATTTTTGAAATTCTAAAGAAAGCCTTGATCGATCTTTTTGAGATAGATGAGAGCAAGATAAAGCCAGAGACTAGGATATATGAGGATTTGCAGATTGATAGTATCGACGCTATTGATATGATTGATTACATTAAACGTCAAACCGGGCATAGGCTGATGCCAGAGGATTTTAAAAACGTAAAAACGCTTGATGATATCGTAAAAGCCGTAGCAAAGAAATTTGAAGCATAA
- a CDS encoding phosphopantetheine-binding protein: protein MKELVNEIKELIITSLNLEDMKPSDIDENAPLFNDGLGLDSVDALELGLAVQKKYGLVLDSKSANLKEIFFSVSSLAKYIYENRK, encoded by the coding sequence GTGAAAGAGCTAGTTAATGAGATAAAAGAGTTGATCATCACAAGCTTAAATTTAGAGGATATGAAGCCAAGCGATATTGATGAGAATGCGCCACTTTTTAATGATGGTCTTGGGCTTGATAGCGTCGATGCTTTAGAGCTTGGGCTTGCGGTGCAGAAAAAATATGGCCTCGTGCTTGACTCAAAGAGTGCAAATCTAAAAGAGATATTTTTTAGCGTATCTTCTCTTGCAAAATACATTTACGAAAATAGGAAATAA
- a CDS encoding TPM domain-containing protein: MKKIFALLFFTFCFCFAINFNEQINDEAQIFSKNEKAELLSLVQNYEQNSTTQIAIVTLKSLENKSIEEISLEIARGYKLGQKQSSNGVLLIIAPNERKIRIEVGYGLEGVLTDAISSQIINDVIVPKFKQGDMGGGVIDAIRAIIKVASGEEFESVSNDEEIPFGIVAFFVGMISCFISGFLGKFFMRIGFSACFAGLISTVFEQFFGVKNYFIVFAIVFVIFFIILKNAFKKNTQSKNTHSDFRRDRSDSNSSGSGHSSSSRGGGFSGGGGGFGGGGASGSW, from the coding sequence ATGAAGAAAATTTTTGCTCTTTTATTTTTTACATTTTGCTTTTGTTTTGCCATAAATTTTAACGAGCAGATAAATGACGAGGCTCAAATTTTTTCTAAAAATGAGAAAGCTGAGCTTTTAAGCTTGGTGCAAAATTACGAGCAAAATAGTACGACGCAAATTGCTATCGTGACGCTTAAATCACTAGAAAATAAAAGCATAGAAGAGATCTCTCTTGAGATAGCTAGAGGCTACAAGCTGGGACAAAAACAAAGCAGCAATGGAGTACTTTTGATAATCGCTCCAAACGAGAGAAAAATACGTATAGAAGTTGGTTATGGGCTTGAAGGCGTACTAACCGACGCTATATCAAGCCAGATCATAAATGATGTGATAGTGCCTAAATTTAAGCAAGGCGATATGGGCGGTGGTGTGATAGATGCCATAAGAGCCATCATAAAGGTAGCTAGTGGCGAAGAATTTGAAAGTGTGAGTAATGATGAAGAGATACCGTTTGGAATAGTTGCCTTTTTTGTTGGCATGATCTCGTGTTTTATCTCTGGCTTTTTAGGTAAATTTTTTATGAGAATTGGCTTTAGTGCGTGTTTTGCAGGGCTGATATCTACGGTATTTGAGCAATTTTTTGGCGTGAAAAATTACTTCATTGTCTTTGCCATTGTGTTTGTAATATTTTTTATTATTTTAAAAAATGCCTTTAAAAAAAATACTCAAAGCAAAAATACACACAGTGACTTTAGGCGCGATAGATCAGACTCAAATAGCAGTGGCAGCGGCCATTCAAGCAGTTCAAGAGGTGGTGGCTTTAGTGGCGGCGGGGGCGGTTTTGGCGGGGGCGGAGCAAGTGGCAGCTGGTAA
- a CDS encoding 4'-phosphopantetheinyl transferase family protein, which yields MPIKRGEIYLFISFCREKFSSKMLDKKDRRRVKKYPNLIKQNSFKISRYLKFKAKMRGKICLSHKENIAVLAISKEKIGVDVEELKQRNFDAVASFCFTKDESKILANAKDKTQKFYEIYTAKEAILKLKNLSFSDLGTTSYDKMAKKYLIINNSFIICLAFKQCKDIIIKLL from the coding sequence ATGCCTATAAAAAGGGGTGAAATTTATCTTTTTATCAGCTTTTGCCGTGAGAAATTTAGCTCAAAAATGCTAGATAAAAAAGATCGCAGAAGAGTAAAAAAATACCCAAATTTAATAAAACAAAACTCATTTAAAATATCTCGCTACTTAAAATTTAAAGCAAAGATGCGAGGTAAAATCTGTCTTTCGCATAAGGAAAATATTGCTGTTTTAGCCATTTCAAAAGAAAAGATCGGAGTCGATGTAGAAGAGCTAAAGCAGAGAAATTTTGACGCAGTAGCTAGCTTTTGCTTTACAAAAGATGAGAGCAAAATTTTGGCAAATGCAAAAGATAAAACTCAAAAATTTTATGAAATTTATACTGCAAAAGAGGCAATTTTAAAGCTTAAAAATTTATCGTTTAGCGATCTTGGTACTACCAGCTACGATAAAATGGCAAAAAAATACTTAATTATTAATAATTCATTTATTATTTGCCTTGCATTTAAGCAATGCAAAGATATAATTATTAAACTTTTGTAA
- the fabG gene encoding 3-oxoacyl-ACP reductase FabG: MSKRVLITGSSRGIGASIAKRLANEYEVVLHARSKSDKLLKIASELGAKFLTFDVADTAAAKEAIEADMEVNGVYYGVILNAGITRDNTFVGLSDEEWFDVIDVNLNGFYNVLRPALMPMIRAKKPARIVTLSSVSGVIGNRGQVNYSASKAGIIGASKALAVELASRGITVNCVAPGLIKTDMSEEILNSDFLGEVLKAIPAKRAGEADEVAGLVKFLLSDEASYITRQVIGVNGGLC, translated from the coding sequence GTGAGTAAGAGAGTATTGATAACTGGATCAAGCAGAGGTATAGGAGCTAGTATCGCTAAACGCTTAGCTAACGAGTACGAAGTGGTGCTTCATGCAAGAAGTAAGAGCGATAAACTTTTAAAGATAGCTAGTGAGCTTGGGGCTAAATTCTTGACATTTGACGTGGCTGACACCGCTGCAGCTAAAGAGGCCATAGAGGCTGACATGGAGGTAAATGGCGTCTACTATGGCGTTATTTTAAACGCTGGCATAACAAGGGATAATACCTTTGTGGGGCTAAGTGACGAAGAGTGGTTTGATGTGATAGATGTAAATTTAAATGGCTTTTACAATGTTCTAAGACCAGCGCTAATGCCCATGATAAGGGCTAAAAAGCCAGCTAGGATAGTGACACTAAGCTCTGTTTCAGGGGTTATTGGCAACAGAGGTCAGGTAAACTACTCAGCTAGTAAAGCTGGCATCATAGGAGCCAGCAAAGCCCTTGCAGTAGAGCTTGCAAGTAGAGGCATAACAGTAAACTGCGTAGCTCCAGGTCTTATAAAAACAGATATGAGCGAAGAAATTTTAAATAGCGACTTCTTGGGCGAAGTGTTAAAGGCCATACCTGCAAAAAGAGCCGGAGAAGCAGATGAGGTGGCAGGGCTGGTTAAATTTTTACTAAGCGACGAGGCTAGCTACATCACAAGGCAGGTTATCGGCGTAAATGGAGGACTTTGCTAA
- a CDS encoding ABC transporter substrate-binding protein has protein sequence MLAGELLKSHFAKFDLVAVLSKFLEQSHFDKEKFDLLKQNNFKILDKNIKQEIVGTAGFKEFFDKKFQSFLCELMQSKVLIVSGKEYKFSELEIYTCFDANTYKRQCEAGEIYFHNFGFDISFKSDLSLYGGVLVRSLKPLNGQNFIFGPRKCALHILNSKMSNLSFDLKEADLRKDKITFTSRIRSFSDKNQQENDHLRAVSSEFKIALDSEKEYKKRIENAYKKG, from the coding sequence ATGCTAGCTGGCGAGCTACTTAAAAGCCATTTTGCTAAATTTGATCTGGTGGCGGTACTTAGTAAATTTTTAGAGCAAAGTCATTTTGATAAAGAAAAATTTGATCTGCTTAAACAAAATAACTTTAAAATTCTAGATAAAAATATAAAGCAAGAGATAGTTGGGACTGCTGGTTTTAAAGAGTTTTTTGATAAGAAATTTCAGAGTTTTTTATGCGAGCTTATGCAAAGTAAAGTTTTAATTGTTTCTGGCAAAGAGTATAAATTTAGCGAGCTTGAAATTTATACTTGTTTTGATGCAAATACCTACAAAAGGCAGTGTGAGGCAGGAGAAATTTACTTTCATAATTTTGGCTTTGACATATCTTTTAAAAGTGATCTATCGCTTTATGGTGGCGTTTTAGTAAGAAGCCTAAAGCCCTTAAACGGGCAAAATTTTATCTTTGGACCAAGAAAATGTGCCTTGCATATCTTAAATAGCAAAATGAGCAATTTAAGTTTTGATCTAAAAGAGGCTGATCTTAGAAAAGATAAGATTACTTTTACGTCACGTATTAGGTCATTTAGTGATAAAAATCAGCAAGAAAATGATCATTTAAGAGCCGTTAGTAGTGAGTTTAAAATAGCCTTAGATAGTGAAAAAGAGTATAAAAAAAGAATAGAAAATGCCTATAAAAAGGGGTGA
- a CDS encoding beta-ketoacyl synthase N-terminal-like domain-containing protein, protein MLIYVSKPAIISAAGSSSDENLRSLLSGKRFLGLSSEFHLENKFLVAKFDKALPEFAKNTKEYFKTRTNALLLNTLLELDDEIKRAIKKFGKSRVGVILGTTTSGIEENFWTFKEYIRTEIFDKSKFGIDRNCLANVTEFVSEFYGLEGPSFCVSTACTSGVKAIIEAQRLIKSDICDAVICGGVDSLNTLTINGFNSLSILSQKPSQPFSKNREGINIGEGAGLFLLSRDEISNVVVAGSASNCDAFHMTQPDFNAKMAICCIEEALKKAGMRGVDYVNLHGTGTQANDKMEAKAVNLTLGFAYASSLKPQIGHTLGAAGAIESAICAMLCMEENSLLPPHIYDGEYDESLEAINLVKSGTKFDVKIAMSLSFAFGGDNAAIIFKRVR, encoded by the coding sequence GTGTTGATCTACGTTAGCAAACCAGCCATTATCAGTGCCGCTGGGAGCAGCAGTGATGAGAATTTAAGATCGCTTTTAAGTGGAAAGAGATTTCTAGGCCTTAGCAGTGAGTTTCATCTTGAGAATAAATTTTTAGTAGCGAAATTTGATAAGGCACTGCCAGAGTTTGCCAAGAACACAAAAGAATACTTCAAAACAAGAACCAATGCTTTGCTTCTAAACACGCTTCTTGAGCTTGATGATGAGATCAAGAGAGCTATCAAAAAATTTGGTAAGAGCCGTGTAGGTGTTATTTTAGGCACTACAACGAGTGGAATTGAAGAAAATTTTTGGACTTTTAAAGAGTATATAAGAACTGAAATTTTTGATAAAAGCAAGTTTGGTATAGATAGAAACTGTCTTGCAAATGTGACTGAGTTTGTGAGCGAATTTTATGGATTAGAAGGTCCAAGTTTTTGCGTTTCAACTGCCTGTACTTCTGGTGTTAAGGCAATTATTGAGGCACAAAGACTAATAAAAAGCGATATTTGCGATGCGGTTATATGCGGCGGTGTCGATAGTTTAAACACCTTAACCATAAATGGCTTTAACTCACTTAGCATTTTAAGTCAAAAACCAAGCCAACCCTTTTCTAAAAATAGAGAGGGTATAAATATCGGCGAGGGAGCTGGGTTATTTTTGTTAAGTCGTGATGAAATTTCAAATGTCGTTGTCGCTGGCTCGGCCTCAAACTGCGACGCTTTTCATATGACTCAGCCTGATTTTAATGCCAAAATGGCAATTTGTTGTATAGAAGAAGCTTTAAAAAAAGCTGGCATGAGAGGCGTAGACTATGTAAATTTACATGGTACCGGCACGCAGGCAAATGACAAAATGGAGGCAAAAGCTGTAAATTTAACGCTTGGCTTTGCATACGCTAGCTCGTTAAAGCCACAGATCGGTCATACGCTTGGGGCTGCTGGAGCTATCGAGAGCGCCATTTGCGCCATGCTTTGCATGGAGGAAAATAGCCTCTTGCCGCCACACATTTATGACGGCGAGTATGATGAGAGTTTGGAAGCTATAAATTTAGTAAAAAGCGGCACGAAATTTGACGTAAAAATAGCGATGTCGCTATCTTTTGCCTTTGGCGGAGATAACGCCGCGATAATATTTAAAAGAGTGAGATAA
- a CDS encoding LemA family protein codes for MKNLIAVIIVIAALAFGAFKYINSFVALDENVNAKWSQVLNQYKRRAELVPNLVETVKGYAAHEQKIFEDVANARSKSMQVSVDASGLSDEAKMKEFITAQSSFGLALGRLMAVSENYPELKANQNFLSLQSQLEGTQNRISVAMHDYIEAVKEYNVALRSFPNKFIASTFYPELKTKQNLEISNEEKINPKVSFEK; via the coding sequence ATGAAAAATTTAATAGCCGTTATTATAGTTATTGCTGCACTTGCTTTTGGTGCTTTTAAGTATATAAATTCATTTGTTGCACTTGATGAAAATGTAAATGCAAAGTGGTCACAGGTGTTAAATCAATATAAAAGAAGAGCCGAGCTTGTGCCAAATTTGGTTGAAACTGTAAAAGGCTACGCAGCTCATGAGCAAAAAATTTTTGAAGATGTGGCAAATGCTAGAAGCAAGAGCATGCAAGTAAGCGTTGATGCAAGTGGTCTTAGCGATGAAGCTAAGATGAAAGAATTTATAACAGCACAAAGCTCATTTGGCTTGGCTCTTGGTAGGCTTATGGCAGTTAGCGAGAACTATCCAGAGCTAAAAGCAAATCAAAATTTCTTATCTCTTCAGAGTCAGCTTGAAGGTACGCAAAACCGCATAAGCGTAGCAATGCATGATTATATCGAAGCTGTAAAAGAGTATAACGTAGCCCTTAGAAGCTTTCCAAATAAATTTATAGCAAGTACTTTTTATCCTGAGCTAAAGACAAAACAAAATCTTGAAATAAGCAATGAAGAGAAGATAAATCCAAAAGTTTCATTTGAGAAATGA
- a CDS encoding ApeP family dehydratase produces the protein MISDYLPHSSAITLIDEILEFTPCESIKVRSMINEQTPFLEDGKFYMQKAIEMMAQSLGIYDSKMRELRGEKAIFGFLLGSRKFEIFRPHFKIGDEIVIVSKCSIQDESGFGVYDSELFVNGEPGARAVLNVMSPDEEFVKKALSE, from the coding sequence ATGATAAGTGATTATTTACCGCACAGCAGCGCCATAACCCTGATCGATGAAATTTTAGAATTTACGCCTTGTGAGAGTATCAAAGTAAGAAGCATGATAAATGAGCAAACTCCATTTTTGGAAGATGGGAAATTTTACATGCAAAAGGCTATTGAAATGATGGCTCAAAGCCTTGGAATTTATGACTCAAAGATGCGTGAGTTAAGGGGCGAAAAGGCGATATTTGGCTTTTTACTTGGTAGTAGAAAATTTGAAATTTTTAGGCCGCATTTTAAAATAGGTGATGAGATAGTGATCGTCTCAAAGTGCTCGATCCAAGATGAGAGTGGATTTGGCGTTTATGACAGCGAGCTTTTTGTAAATGGCGAGCCTGGCGCAAGGGCGGTTTTAAACGTGATGAGCCCTGATGAAGAATTTGTAAAAAAGGCACTTAGTGAGTAA
- a CDS encoding beta-ketoacyl-ACP synthase, with translation MRVFVTGIGAVSAFGNSWEEMRAKFLENKNAVRYMSEWESCKDLNTRLAAPIIDYKYPQEWDRKQLRSLGKVSCYSVHAAGLALKDAGLLKGNELSESNLDPSVQDGRMGVASGSSTGSTDSILDMAKLVLDMDSGFNANTYIKMMPHTTAANIALFYSLKGRIIPTSSACTSGSHAIGYAYESIKNGSIDMMLAGGAEELCVSEAYVFDKLYATSVKNSTPNLTPTPFEKDRDGLVLGEGAGFLVLESEESALKRGAKIYAEVVGFGSTCDGTHITRPQSATMKAAMSLALRDAKLEPKSIGYVNAHATATKHGDIAESIATNELFGEDIAISSLKSYLGHTLGACGGLEAIASIMMMREELFFPTINLNVIDPECAKLNYLKEPTPIKTDFVMSNNFAFGGVNTSLIFKRVKNIF, from the coding sequence ATGCGTGTATTTGTCACAGGTATCGGCGCAGTCAGTGCTTTTGGCAACAGTTGGGAGGAGATGAGAGCTAAATTTCTTGAAAACAAAAACGCCGTGAGATACATGAGCGAGTGGGAGAGCTGCAAAGATCTAAACACTCGCCTAGCTGCACCTATCATAGACTACAAATATCCACAAGAATGGGACAGAAAACAGTTAAGAAGCCTTGGTAAGGTCTCGTGTTATAGCGTGCACGCAGCTGGGCTTGCTTTAAAAGATGCTGGGTTATTAAAAGGTAATGAGCTAAGTGAGTCAAATTTAGATCCAAGTGTACAAGATGGCAGGATGGGCGTGGCAAGTGGCTCTAGCACTGGTAGCACAGACTCTATCCTTGATATGGCAAAGCTAGTTTTGGACATGGATAGTGGCTTTAACGCAAATACCTACATAAAAATGATGCCTCACACCACAGCGGCAAATATCGCGCTATTTTACTCGCTAAAAGGGCGCATTATCCCTACATCTTCGGCATGCACGAGCGGCTCGCACGCCATTGGCTACGCATACGAGAGCATAAAAAATGGTAGCATAGATATGATGCTAGCTGGCGGGGCTGAAGAGCTTTGCGTGAGCGAGGCATACGTCTTTGATAAGCTTTACGCGACTAGCGTAAAAAACAGCACGCCAAATTTGACCCCAACGCCGTTTGAAAAAGATAGAGATGGCTTGGTGCTTGGCGAGGGAGCTGGATTTTTAGTGCTTGAAAGTGAAGAGAGTGCCTTAAAAAGAGGAGCTAAAATTTATGCTGAGGTCGTTGGTTTTGGCTCAACATGTGATGGTACGCACATCACAAGACCACAAAGCGCTACGATGAAAGCGGCGATGAGCCTAGCGCTTCGTGATGCAAAACTAGAGCCAAAAAGCATAGGTTACGTAAATGCTCATGCGACTGCGACAAAGCATGGCGACATAGCTGAGAGTATCGCTACAAACGAGCTTTTTGGAGAGGATATCGCCATTAGCTCGCTTAAAAGCTATCTTGGCCATACGCTTGGCGCTTGTGGAGGGCTAGAAGCGATCGCCTCTATCATGATGATGAGAGAAGAGCTGTTTTTCCCAACTATAAATTTAAACGTGATCGATCCCGAGTGTGCAAAGCTAAACTATTTAAAAGAGCCAACTCCGATAAAAACGGACTTTGTTATGAGCAATAACTTTGCATTTGGTGGCGTAAATACATCTTTGATATTTAAAAGAGTTAAAAACATTTTTTAA
- a CDS encoding beta-ketoacyl synthase chain length factor, protein MKFQIDFFDAIAYGDVDEDLARYKKEFDLAKIPPIQRRRLSSAAKCAFSLLSGFDELNMPVIFSSYEGEINRCFELETTLAKAEPVSPTSFSLSVHNAISSLLSIEAKNHNEILAISSFSPVEDALQAAFLRLNDGYEKVLILAYHESIKQSYFDEKKPSFMLALVVSRAKNDKVLTLKRAKKEKEICENLLQSFIINFDPKISKSWQSCSYSSSWDFSYEP, encoded by the coding sequence ATGAAATTTCAAATTGATTTTTTTGATGCGATAGCTTATGGCGATGTCGACGAGGATCTGGCTAGATACAAAAAAGAATTTGATCTAGCAAAAATACCACCAATTCAAAGAAGAAGGCTAAGTAGTGCTGCAAAGTGCGCTTTTAGCTTGCTTAGTGGTTTTGACGAGCTTAATATGCCAGTTATTTTTAGCTCATATGAAGGAGAGATAAATCGCTGCTTTGAGCTAGAGACTACGCTGGCAAAGGCTGAGCCTGTTTCGCCTACATCGTTTTCACTTTCGGTACATAATGCCATCTCGTCACTTCTTAGTATAGAAGCTAAAAATCACAATGAAATTCTTGCCATTTCCTCTTTTAGCCCAGTCGAAGATGCGCTGCAAGCCGCGTTTTTAAGACTAAATGACGGATATGAAAAGGTGCTAATACTTGCCTATCACGAGTCGATAAAGCAGAGTTATTTTGATGAGAAAAAGCCATCATTTATGCTCGCTCTTGTTGTCTCAAGGGCAAAAAACGATAAAGTGTTAACTCTAAAAAGAGCTAAAAAAGAAAAAGAAATTTGCGAGAATTTATTACAAAGCTTTATTATAAATTTTGATCCAAAAATATCAAAAAGCTGGCAAAGTTGTAGTTATTCTTCATCTTGGGATTTTAGCTATGAGCCTTAA
- a CDS encoding excinuclease ABC subunit A: MKKLVSLVAILAFASSLNARDDVKYHSLDFLNGPKAKNFLLQNVSISFGTGYSGQVIVKDLTSNKKTNGFNKSDEEACQIALLSALKTFQERALKEGGTKVVNLTGYYKKQPFNSKTQFQCGSGALMSGVTLKGDIAK, encoded by the coding sequence ATGAAAAAATTAGTTTCATTAGTTGCCATTTTGGCATTTGCCTCAAGTCTTAATGCAAGAGATGATGTGAAATATCACTCACTTGACTTCCTAAATGGCCCAAAAGCTAAAAATTTTTTACTTCAAAATGTAAGTATCAGTTTTGGCACAGGCTATAGCGGTCAGGTAATTGTAAAAGATCTAACATCAAATAAAAAGACAAATGGTTTTAATAAAAGTGATGAAGAGGCATGCCAAATCGCACTTCTTTCAGCTTTAAAGACTTTCCAAGAAAGAGCATTAAAAGAAGGTGGCACAAAGGTTGTAAATCTAACTGGTTATTACAAAAAACAGCCATTTAACTCAAAAACTCAGTTTCAGTGCGGAAGCGGCGCTTTGATGTCTGGCGTTACTCTAAAAGGCGATATCGCGAAATAA
- a CDS encoding lysophospholipid acyltransferase family protein, producing MSLKILRTGSFFLFFAIICISGDLLLVPVVLLGLNKFKFVQNLCRDLVRISWGFFIKVAKNCGRLDYKFELSELNGGSNLVIANHPSLLDVVFLVSKFKRINCIVKGELGKNIFLFAAIRACNYIPNTNNEEFLQKSVEVLKSGENLLIFPEGTRTKDEIIFHKAAAYMGVKGAKKIVCIGINMHPRSLRKNEPWYKTPDEKIKYHFKEIKIFDVDMFLKDRPSPVRARAMHDEISKIYKEEFGERAS from the coding sequence ATGAGCCTTAAAATTTTAAGAACCGGATCTTTCTTTTTATTTTTTGCGATCATTTGCATAAGCGGAGATTTGCTGCTTGTACCAGTGGTGCTTTTGGGGCTAAATAAATTTAAATTTGTACAAAATTTATGCCGCGATCTAGTTAGAATTTCTTGGGGATTTTTTATAAAAGTTGCTAAAAATTGTGGGCGTTTGGACTATAAATTTGAGCTTAGCGAGCTAAATGGCGGATCAAATTTAGTCATAGCAAATCACCCTTCGCTTCTTGATGTGGTCTTTTTGGTTTCAAAATTTAAAAGAATAAACTGCATCGTAAAGGGCGAGCTTGGCAAAAATATATTTTTATTTGCGGCTATTAGGGCTTGCAACTACATACCAAACACAAATAACGAGGAATTTTTACAAAAAAGCGTAGAGGTTTTAAAAAGCGGTGAAAATTTATTAATTTTCCCAGAAGGCACACGTACGAAAGATGAAATTATTTTTCATAAGGCAGCAGCTTACATGGGTGTAAAAGGCGCTAAAAAGATTGTTTGCATCGGTATCAATATGCACCCAAGAAGCCTTAGAAAAAATGAACCATGGTACAAAACGCCAGATGAAAAGATAAAATATCATTTTAAAGAGATAAAAATTTTTGATGTTGATATGTTTTTAAAGGATAGGCCAAGCCCCGTGAGGGCTAGGGCAATGCATGATGAGATAAGTAAAATTTATAAGGAGGAATTTGGTGAAAGAGCTAGTTAA